The DNA region TAATTGTACACAGCAGCGCTCAGATATATCAAAaccgatattatttatacccgATACGTTTACAGGTTTCACTCGATTTACAGATAAAcccattttatttttgaaattagtaGTCATGAAGCAGGATTGACTCCCAGTATCTAATAATATTCGAGCCCTTTGACAGCTATTGTTCTGTGGATTAACTATATCTACAAGAGCGGTACACAGTAGTACTTCTTTTGCGCTAGATATTGCCAAAGAGACGGGTGCAGCCTTCAAAACCTCTGCAATTTCTTTATGGAGTAAACTGTTATGTTTCCCCTTGCATGACCTACAACAACCCTTTAAACGGCACCTGTGCGCATTGTGCCCTTCGCGGAGACAGtttgaacataattttaatttatttacctcACTCTGTCTGTCCTCCAAACTCATGTCTAAAAAGACGGGACACAAATACACACGGTGGTCCTCCTTACATATACTACATACAATCCGTTTTGACACTTCCGTATTAGCAGCAACTAATGATTTAGAAGATTGTTGTGACTTATAATTAGACTTGTAGTCATGGGTGTGTTTATCCGAGCGGGTACCTTGAGTGGTTTCTAACACATCCGCACGATTACGAAGAAAAGTCTTAAATTCAAGTAACGTAGGTAAATCGGAGAGGTTACCCTTGTATTCCTCCCATTttctatttgtattaatatctaATTTAGATGACATCATAAATATAACCAAAACGTCCCATTGCTCAGTAGGTAAGCCTAACGTTCCGAGTGctcttaaatttttagatacttGATCAATAAGATAACGCAAAGCCTTGTAAGACTCTCGCGTTATAGGTTCGATGTTGAACAATGCCTTTAGatgattgtttattaaaatatttttattattatacctttCACATAATAAATCCCACGCAACCCTGTAATTCGCAGAGGTAAATTCTATGGATTTTATAACAACAGTAGCACTGCCTTCTAAAGCAGACCTCAAGTAATGGAATTTGTTTATCGTAGGTATAGTATCATTAGAATTAATTAACGAGTCGAACGTATCTCTAAATTCCAGCCATTTTAAGTAGTTCCCGTCAAAATTCGGGAGTTTAATCGTGGgcaatttgattgtattaagAGCATGAGAACAAGTGGCCGATGGCTTGGAATTTACAGAACCCTCGGCTCGATCCCTGCCTTGAGAAATCGAATCGATTATTTCCTGGGCAGTCGATATCAAAGAATAAAATTGAGATTCTATGAAGTCTCTTTCTCTAATTTGTTCATCCTGATCGGTACTTAAAAGTTCAATTTGATCTTGCAATTCATCAAAACTAGTAAACAACTCTTGGAATTTAGttaatctcaatgaaatttctTTTACTTGAGCACCAGTTAAATCTGCaggtttaatttgatttaaaaccgTTATATATTCTCTAAATTTAGTTAAACGACCTTTAATCGTACTGCGtttctttaaaagttctttCAAACCACTCATTTCAGTTTCCGGCATTGTATAGAACAaagaatgaattaaataaagtaaaaatgttcACTCAAACCAGTTATTGCAGTAGCCCGCCGCAGCAGTTCCAATTCCGCCAGCGCTGATCACGCTAAATACACCCCGAGTAGGTGGTAGGTACTCGCTTCGAAGTCCCTGGAATGTTCGGCAAAATACGTTAATAATGCGgaacaaagaaataattattttttaaaaagcggGTAGAAAATAATCTGAATTTTGTTGCATAcgacaattaatttttaatgataaaatctaatttaaaacgCATTAATTTAAGCAATCGGTAATTAATTAAGCACAAAAATAGCAAACGCAGATAAGTAGTCAGCCTTATTGTTCATGCAAGCAATAAAAGACTTTtagttttaagtataaattaatagtagtaatataagctaagaattattattttatttaaaatgcaaaattaTTCAGTACATTAATATTAGTTCAATAACAAcgatttattgtttaaaaatatttagcttaCGAGTCGAAAGAAAAAGAATAGTATATGAGCGCAAGCGTCAGCGTATATACACTTTGTAAAAGCTTTAGCTAAAAGGCGGAGAAAGTACGCATAAAGCAAGATACTTCAATAATATGCCTAAGGAAATAGCCACGCTTCttacacaaaagaaaaaaaaggaaaacggAATTTAAAGTAAGGAAAAATAGGAACGGATCACTTCCCTCAGGTTGACCTCCGGAATCGTGCACGAAATAGTCCGCCAGGCCCTGTTGCGAAGCAGCTGATGTCCGTTGTAGTCCCTTTACTTGACCGTTAGCACTAAGTATGTCCTTATGACCTCTTGTAATGACCTTGTAGACTGCTGTAGGCTGTAGTAAGTCCTGTCACGGTCGCCACTTTGTTTGCGATGGATTCAgcaaaacaaaattagtaataataaagacTTTATTGCGTATTAAAcagacaataaatttaaaatgagtaaGTAACGTGCGTCGAGTCTCGCGCTCAAAGTTCGACTCCGCGGGGGCCCGGAGGGGGAAAGAAGGACACGGTGGGGCGCGGTgaaggcggcggcggcgcaggcCGGTCGCCGTGACGTCATCGCGCTTGCTTGTGCGCGTACAggtcataaatatatttgtgaccTATACAATACTGGAAGTTGGATTTGCGTcatactgggggccgttgagaattgtttatttattaattatgacATAAAACCTAAGAAAAAATCTTAGGTTTTAAAGCAATCGCGAAATGACTTAAAGaactaactaaaatatttactaagatGTACCAAACTTAATGCACGAAAAACCAAAAAACGTTAAGGTACTCTTATATAAACATCGTTAGTCAAGTAGGTATGGCTATCCATATATGTAGGtacgagtatatatttttattggattagtttttaaattagtaaCTAGTATTTAAGTAATTGCTTGCGTTGCTTAAAATCTAACTACTGCTAGTTTTTACATTTCCGTGAGGTCAAACATAATATGTAGTttctttattaacattttttttgtacgtattaaatatttttatgttaaatgtagttatttcaaatatcataaatctataaattatgcgacttaatgtattttatgacatttctaatatttttttataagtcttATGGTCAAATCCATGATAGGCATCTAGCAGCTGTGACGGAAGGTAAGTCAACATCAATGTAACGCGTCGCGTACCGTGAAATCTGTCGCGGAATCGAAAAGCCGTTGCGGATTTTTGAATACAGCACTAGCTTAAATCAATGAGCATGTGTTTGTAATGCTGACACCCGTTTAGCGTAACGAATCAGCGAAGAAAGCCCGTACAAATCCCTAAGAAATAACCGAAAAACCGAAATTTTTCTGCGATTCGACACAGTTCTCCGATTTCACGGTACCCTATTACTGTATCCTGCAGGACTTAGCTATATCAGAAAACTACTTTTGTGAGCGACTCTGACGTGATCTAAGGTGTCGCTGACTTTTGTGCGCCGATATCGCGGGATCGGAACGAATTGCGTTTAGAAATATCACCGATTTATCATTCTTAAACGTTCGGCCGCCTCGTATTAATACGAGGCGGCCGAACATATAATAATACCCTTTAAATGGACATCCAGAACTTTTGTAGAATGTCACGtatcttatattatttcttGACACGTAATAtcgatatgtattatatttttacactgTCCTATGCGTTATGTCCTGAATGAATATGTTTTCTTAGAAAATTCAGAACAATTGAAAGCACGCAATCAGTTTTGTGCTGTCAATTGTTTTTCTACCAAAAATACTACGTTTGTTATGATGACGTAGATTTCATCTAAAGAAAAGCAGTTTTGTTAGCTGTGTGATTAAGTGATTTCGCATTCTTATCAAGATTGAGCTCGTTTCATATGTCTTGAAACACTAAGGGTTTAGATCTTTTTTTAAAACCGACAAAAGTTTAATCCTTGCATTCACCACACGTTTACTCCACCATGCTACTTCAATCGTTCTgtgaatatataattaaactatttttgttgAGCTATTATTAATTGTTTCACACACTAGTGTACGAGCTTTTAAGATAAAAATGACGTCAAggaatgtaatatataaaaaaacaaaagtgatttgttaatttaacacttcattattttttattttataaacagcaAAATAATTAGCTTGAAAGTGTAGAATTCTTCTGTTTAATCTTAATGTTTTATGTGGGCTTTCTTATGTAACAGatacgtataatatataatatggtatagcaatatttataaagtaaactagctgaccccgcaaacgttgttttgccatatatgttattaacctccttaaacccatataacttaggggtatgaaaaatgatgagaaatgatgttggccgattctcagacctacccgatatgcacacaaaatttcagaaAATCGGTCTAGACGTTTCGAAGGACTATTTTAACTAACggtgtgacacgagaattttatatataagaagatatagGTATGAACTACATGTAATATGTGTTTCTCTTTGTGATACGTTTTAGACgactgatttatttaattagtcaaGCGCTGTCAGTGTTAGCATAATGAACACAATTGGCAAAGACGAACGAATAAAGTAAGATAAAGAATAGcgctataaataaaaactacggGCCTCCTTTAGCGGTGAATCAGGCTCTAAGAGTTTTCTGCAATTGTTTATGCTTTACGGGTAATTTATCATTCATGTGTGTAATACTTTAATGTAACTTATGAAAAATGCTCTCGCAACACGCGAGTTAGTTGACGTTTATCGTAATGAATGGTGagatttattgaatttttttaatatataaaaaaatcatgaaatttttatttgaatcatAGGACGAACACGGCGTAACATCTTTAAAATAGTATGAATAGTCTTATGGTTTTAAACGATTTTTTGCTAAGGagaagatgatgatgaaagtAACATAATAACTTGTaactctttataaataaataaataaatatttacacaatacacacaccggaacagcttcttactctctaccaagcacaagttcgatcgtgtatggagtactgcagccacttatgggatggctctgccaagtaccagctcgctgctttggattctgtggatcgacgcgccagaagactcatcggtgacaattcgctggttcgctctagacttcaaagtctcgaacatcggcgcaaggttgcctgtttgtcggtattttacaggttatatttcggagagtgtgctctagaactatacaatttggttccaccatcacctttctaccaccgaaccgcaaggcattgcatgaatctgcaccgctatgtggttgaaatcccgcgatctcgcactaaacgatttgcttcctcgttcctaatacgcaccgcaaaaatttggaatgcccttccggcttccgtttttccaacgaactataacttgggtatctttaaatcaagagtgaataggcatcttctaggcaggcgcgcaccaccttaggctgcatcttcacttgacttcgGGTGAGATCGCgatcaagcgctagtctatataaaaaaaaacaaaaaaacggtcgtctgttcctaaagtaaccaatttaatgcttgtgttataggtaacagccaactggtatatagctacatttttttcgataaacatacttataaataatacatatataaatatataaataaatatttatattacacccagactcggggtgggaattaaacccacaaccctcggagcagaaagcagggtcactacaaactgcgccaacgggctagtcaactcATTGCTCCTGTgccattttatttgttaaattaatttaattatatatatctatattgcCAGGTAGGTAGGTACTCGTTTATAGACAGTTAGTTGTTGTAGGTAGTTCGTACTTACAGTCAGGAGGTAGTGGTTATCCTATATGGATGCAAAttgtttattatgttatatcGTTATCACAAAATTTATAATGGAAAGGCATGGTGATTTGATGATGATTAATACTCGTATAATTGGTACACGTATTTTTCACTTTCTTAtatacttgttttatttattttttccatgTGTGTATGAAACTTGGACAAGTCGACaagtttgtaattaaatatatatttttttaatattaattcataCGTAGGAACAGATAACACAGATTGAATAATGAAAGTTTCAGTTAATTGTACTCagtttatcattaaattttaacttcaaccAGTGTTGTAAGAACTAAGTATTTGTATGATGTAAAAAGgttataaatgttttagttgCATTAAAATATTGgtgattgaataaaaaaattaaatcattaaaatagtaACTTTATTAAGATTCAGAGATCAAACGAAAGTCTTGAAGTTTCTTAAAAAATCAGTCTAAAATATGGTTTGTTTCCTTaactaaaaacttaaatttaaaaaattagaacaaacttaaactaaaatataattaaaccttAAAACAATAGATATGagggaatttttttaaaaagtattagaagaaattaaaatctaaacttACATAATAAAGTAGTTAAGGATTACACATATAAAGCTTATCATTAAGGAAGAACTAAGATTAAGATTGGCACGGTCGGCCTATTTTTCGTGAATACATGCAAAAAAATTCGAAGACAGTAAACTAGTatcaaaacaaaagaaaaataattataaagaacattatttatattctaaagtATCTTAAATCTATTAAAGCTCcgatgatttatatatatttatatatttctttaactcttacaatttatgataacaacaaaGTCAATGGAGATACATTTCATACAGAATTAGGTAATAAAACCTGAAACTAAGTTGCATTGAGCGAGTCGGGCTCGGGTTGAATACCGTGCTTCGATTAACTTTGCTGTTCCAAATTATACAGtgatttcgataaaatataaTCTCTTATACTAATTAAAGCTTCGATTTATGTACTGTTCATATCACAGACAAGTACTTACAAACTAGTGGAAGACATTGGATAAAGATGTTATTAGATACAGTTGAAATTATGAACTTCAAGGAGTAAAGATGAGAAGGGAGGTGAAAGTTGGTGCATCGTTAATTACAGTGCAGTTGACATTAAAGCTGTCTACCAAAACATGACGGACAATTTATACGGTTACTATATCAAATACTAATTTACGCGGGATTCTGGTACACCTTTCTATGTTAAACAACTCGAATATATCTATGGCTTATGtttaaaatcacatacaatttaaatcaaaacaaCGATCGAAGATGTACTAGAATCCCGGGCCACTAATTCTAATGGAAGACATGGTTGTGCTATGAAAGCACGCACTAAATCTAATATTGGAAGACACGATTTTGTTTTCACTGCATTAGTACCAAAATTAAAACTGCTTGAAAAACTACTGGAAGACGAAGGTGATTCTGGAGAAGCATAAGTTACAAACAGCAAAGCTTACATATTAAGCAGCTCGTTTTGGTCGCCGCGTAGCAGATCTCTCGAATTTCGTTAGCCATATTGTCACTGATCTCTTCCTCTGAGACGAGTTCGAATCGGCTAGAATTAAGGATGTTCTGGTTTTCGGCATTGTCGTTGTCTTCGATGGTAACCGGTTTGACCGGGTCTACTGGGTAGAAATATTCGGAAAATGGCACTAAAATGGGTTCTTCAGGATAGACAGTCTTATGCGATGGCAGGTCAGGACGAGGTGAAGAGTTAGAGATTAACTCCTCAAGCTTCGACCAATACTTATTTAGGTTCACCCTCGTGGAGCTTGTCACTTTTCTCGGGAGTTTTCGTTTTGAGCTCTGTAAGTAATGGAAGATAAATTAATCacatgttacaaattaaaatcgtATAGGGCATTTTGATATCTTTTACCATtgatatatcattttaaaattagtttgagATATCAGTAAAGTCTAGTTAAACTTAAAAGTACAGATAGATCTAATTCTTACCTGTCGACTTAAGAGCTTCATCCAAGGAGAACGAGGTGGTTGAACCTCCTCCCGTTGCGATGGTGATTCTCCTTCCTTAGCGAGACAcatgattaattaatattacgttAAACTTAATCCGACGAACTACGACTAAGTATTTACAAGGTTGCGCGACAGCAAGCGACATGCCCACTTGGAGCGTACGAAGGGAATGATTCAATCAGGAAGGGCGGTCGGCTTATATACCGGGTCCCCGCTACGTGTGCGCCCGCGCGTGCGTCCCGGAGCGGGAGGCGCGCGCGCAGCACGCGAGCAGTAGCGCGCGCCTACAGACTGGTTTTTACGAACACTTCTACGAATAGAGGCTTTAACGTGCCGCGACTTTGAATACTGACTGACTAGACTGTATTTACAATTCCATATTAATCACTCTAAGGCATCACTCAGATGAGTCTTAaagatttatcaattttttaccgatttcCTTCGCatactatagttttttttttttcatcaggTTAACATTTTAAACGCATACAACTTTCGAGGAAGACGATATTTATTCCAACGTTGTTTAACGAAGTACCTTTACTTCCCTGCACCGCAATcgcgtattatatatattcgcGCGAGGTAGGTATTTCAGGCCGCCGTAGGGTAGTCAGTGTAAAATAAACAACGCTATCGCACTATTATGAATCACGGCTAGCAGCTGGCTAGCAGCAGTGGATAGATAAGTTCCGCTGCAGATTGATCATAGCGTCTGCGCCCGCGCCTGTGTCGCTTCCTGCGATTACATCGCCTCTACGGCGCTCGCAAATCACGTACTACGCCCTGATAAATCATTTCCTCCGGTCACTTGCTAAGGATACTctgatgaattattttatactagatTTATCTTAGATAAGAGCACAAAGCTTATACTGGTTCTCATTTATGTTGAGGATGTTGTTACGGATGCTGTAGgtatgttttatttctatgaataATATGACCAAAATTTTTGATTTAGATAATTGAAAACTTACATCTAGAACATGGTGCTATAAAAGAGTGTAATCGATTGTGTGATAGATATATGGAATGGCATAATAATCTTTGGCAATGGCAgaatgcttcagcctgtaatatctcacggctgggcatgggcctctttcttcaagtagaagaagaattggagcttaatccactacgctgctccactccaggttggcggatatattccttactattagtaatgatcgctatcaagtatttatgatcaccgacagcttaacgtgctctccgaggcacgatggggagactcacaaggacagatatctaaaccggaaaggaacatttgtaaaaatacaaatatccatcccgagcgcgAATCGAACTCGCGAACCATCGGTATTTTAAGCGACTACTCGCACAACTACACTGGTAGTAAAATAAGATACAATCTCTTCAAAGCGGTACATAACAATAACTAGTACCTACTAACTAACGTAAAACTTAATGTGTGGAAGATAGAAAAAAATGGggaaaaaaaaatccaactaGTCTGGCTGGTTCAGAGCGTCAGAGTGGTTAACATAATTTAACACCTATGTAATGACGGCGCTTGAAATGGCATGAGGTAATGTATATTACACGTTACAAGATACTAtgtgtaaatattacattatatttacacaGTAAACCTTACATTACGAAATATTACGAAATTTAGAcgtattatgaaatattacgaaaattgagaaatatttcagtttaataaatagatattcaATTATAAGTCGCAAATATacgaatttatatttaagtgtgaataaatttattacccctgcggtcaccaacccgaaTGCCCAGCgcggtaactatgggcaacacacatgagctcatgCCATTTtttgtgcgaacttgtggaggcctatgtaaaGTAGTGTActgagataggctgaagtgataaaatttattacttttaaaaagttgtaatttaatttttttcaatagtaGTCGACATGAATTAATAGACATAAAACGTCAGTATGTAACTTtgataaatgaaattttatatacgCACTAATATTTGACCAGTTTATTTATAGAAACTTAATTAGAAATAaacttgaaaaaattattaacaaaattgcGAAAAATGGCGGTTATTTATTAAGATGTACCAAATAAAATTGTTTGCCAATGACTTGGCATAAAGATCGCGATATAAAACCAAAATTTCGTATTCATTCAattcttgtttaaaataaaatattcatgtataattaatataattgaatagTTGTtgagttttaaatatctattagtTACTAATACCACTTTATTTATCGACCGGACTTTTTTTCCTTACTGCTATTAGTAAAGTTCATTTTTCCATTACTCCATACTTTGGTAATCTTGTTAGATAATATTCATATTAGAAAAACaagttataaattttcttaattaataagaaacttaattattaataataatttaatgacgCAATATGAGCACTCTAAAAATTGATACGGACATTGAAAGCTGTCGTAACCGATCCCCCTGCACTCTCCGCTAAAGAATTTTACTCAACATAATACTttcattataagaaaaaaaaagttagaccACAACCCGACCACGTGCAGCCTTTAGCTGacgaaaaaagaatataaaatctTAACCTTTTTGCCGCGTCCCCACAGGGTAGGGTTACAAATGGGACTTTGTATTTCGAACGTTACGtatcaaagtatacattgcttTATAGTATAATGCAGTGGCTCTTAAACTTTTAGTGATAAGGGACTATTTGACAAAATTAACGTTTTGCCATGGACCGCCAATTGTTGGAGAAAAATATGTAGTAATTAGTAATTCCTAATTAGTAGTATTTGTAGTAGTTCGTTGTGGCCTAGTGAGACTCATTCGCTCTATATCCCGGTTTTGCAAACCAATTCCGATGCTTCCAGAGACCACAAGTGGTACACGAACCATCGGTTGAGAACCACTGGTCCGTGTATGAATAGGAGTCGTGCTGCTGTGTGCGTGAAGCGTGGACTACACGCGTAGCTTCTGTATTGTTGACTCTATTTTGGGGTATTTCGAGGCGTCAATTATGAAAGTGTGTATGAAGTTATTGTGTTCGAAGCGATGAAAATAGGAAATGTATTGTTGTATTGTTGTGTGCCATTTTAAAATGGACATTTCAGGGAAAAAGTACTTTAATACATTCTATAAAGATGGTTGTATAAATAACCGTTGCTTATTTTcttagaataaatttaatttttttaagataaactgtcttaaaaaatttttaagtatcgacaacaaattaaaaaaaaaaataagatacttaggtacaataatacaaaaatcaagacaaaaaaaaaaacacaatgtaATCTGTGCATCACTTAAGCTCTTCACAACAAGGGCTTGTTTATAGCTTTATGACAATATCGGTATGAGCAGGAAGGGTTAGGTAAAACAATCACGTGCATAGATAAGTGAGCGTACGCACGACACGCGTCGGCCTGCATTCCGGTGTTGATGCGGGCTAATGGCCACCTTATATACATTACTGCAGATATTTCGTAATAAAATCACTTGActcatatattttaacaaacttcaaaaaataaggTCCTCATTATCATAGATATTttctagcccgttggcgcagtttgtagtggtcctgctttctgcttcggaggttgttggttcgattcccaccccgagtctggatgtatatatatatgtttatatttatataatgggTGTGGTTTGTAAATGTGTTTATAGCTTTtcactgagtgtaccgatttaaactttttttattattatttcagaaGGTCTGattagttcacgccatttatggcgcgaacttgtggaggcctatgtccagcagtggactgcgataggctgaagtgatcacGATGACATGTCGATATTAACGCGAAACGTACAATTAATATTTGGTATAGTATAAAATacgataaaatatacatatattatactatacatAATGTTTTGatagaaacaacaaaaaaatatcctacGCGTAGGTACGTACGAACTAAAAACAGCTTAAAAATTCATTAGTCATTTCTCTACAATGCAGATCATAAGCAAAATAACGTCTCTGTGTTTGGGGTGAATAGAATTAGGCAATCATAATATGTAAGTGTGCTCATACCATTCGATGACCGCACGCACCGCtcattttgattattcttttattatgtcTGACAATGAACTCGCCCTATCTATTTGTATTCACATCTATCACAAAGCTATTGATTTCCTTTCATTATACTCAGTGATTACAATAGAcgtgttataatattaaattgtaataagtaTACAAGCAAGTATGCATACTAAGCTCTTAGAATTAATACTCAATAcgcgttaaaataaaaataaaaataaaaacatattctgTAGTAAATTATCCTCTATATCGTTTTGCACACATTACCCATTCGTTATCTGAACTTACTTCCAGTAAATGTAACAGTGAACCAATTTATTCATAAGTTGTAATTACAGATgcgatttaaatgaaaaactaccgtaaatgtaattaaaatgcgtttagtaataatataaacggAACGGGAAAATGTTGATCTATTATTGACAGTTATCATTAAAGTATTACGAACGTGTACGAGTATATCTTTAAGGTTTATACGCCCACATGCTTCTCGTATACGTTAACGTAAACATCCCTTTTATGGACACTTAGTTAAATAAATCCTGAAATCGGAGCCCGTATACGCATACGCACACGCGCACGCAGGAGAATAGGGAATACGCACGAGCAGAGCACACGAACACACACGCGTGGAATATGCGCGAGCAGAGCGCGTACGCACACGCCAGGCGCGAGCAaagagcacacacacacacgaaaaGCTTCTAATCGACGCTTTCCTTCGCGTGGCAGTCGTGTGTGTAGCATCCCCGTTAAGGGGCGCAGGTGCGGTGTGGTGAATGACGCGGCCGTGGGAACTCGACTCAACCCCGAGTTCCCATGATCGCCGCCACCTGCCACCTGCCGTACTACGCATAATTCGCGTTCGTAAATGAACGGTAGTGACCACGTGTGTGCACTTTTTTCATCTCGACAGGGACGCGGAAGACCGGTGGAGCccaattaattttatcttaatgATAGCGCATCGCGGCTCGATCGATGAGCCGAGGGTGCCTTGATGGACGTTTCTCGAAGCTAATCGATTAAGTCCTGATAACTTTACATGCAAAACCTATTATAAAATACTCGggatgataaaatattaatcactTAGCCGGCTTCAGTCTTTATTCTATGATGCCTTGAAGATTAAAGAATCGTGATAATATCTATAATTACGTATCTCGGCCGCCTCCTCGCGCAACCGGTGTCACatgttaaattactttaatgGCGAATTCAATAACGaaattaatcaatcaaattgtaa from Melitaea cinxia chromosome 15, ilMelCinx1.1, whole genome shotgun sequence includes:
- the LOC123660346 gene encoding uncharacterized protein LOC123660346; this encodes MCLAKEGESPSQREEVQPPRSPWMKLLSRQSSKRKLPRKVTSSTRVNLNKYWSKLEELISNSSPRPDLPSHKTVYPEEPILVPFSEYFYPVDPVKPVTIEDNDNAENQNILNSSRFELVSEEEISDNMANEIREICYAATKTSCLICKLCCL